From Pogoniulus pusillus isolate bPogPus1 unplaced genomic scaffold, bPogPus1.pri scaffold_63_arrow_ctg1, whole genome shotgun sequence, one genomic window encodes:
- the LOC135174406 gene encoding gastrula zinc finger protein XlCGF8.2DB-like gives MASEKDLDKSWEEKQCPESKMEQTKCSLKNEEKDLKTENDNEGNDDCDDVEYEDDVQGEDDHDEEEEYEEEIELLSAPSMPVKQLPQCPECGQSFKGHYRLIEHRRSHTGEKPFSCADCDKRFTERSNLIVHRRTHTGEKPFSCADCDKRFTQRSNLIAHRRTHTGEKPFSCADCDMRFTQHSHLIVHRRIHTGEKPFSCADCSKSFTHKSDLTQHGSVHTTEKSFSCGDCGKTFKRSSTLTIHRRTHTREHLYPCAECSKSFTTSSQLIQHRLIHSGEKPYSCRDCGKTFTQSYHLTQHRRVHSGEKPFTCSDCSKSFTCSSALTKHHRVHSSEKPFSCSDCV, from the coding sequence ATGGCCTCAGAGAAGGACCTAGACaagagctgggaggagaagcagtGCCCAGAGAGTAAGATGGAGCAGACcaagtgcagcctgaagaatgAGGAGAAAGATCTCAAGACAGAGAATGATAATGAGGGGAATGATGACTGTGATGATGTTGAGTATGAGGATGATGTTCAGGGTGAAGATGACcatgatgaggaggaggaatatGAAGAAGAGATTGAGTTGCTCTCAGCCCCCTCTATGCCAGTCAAGCAGCTGCCTCAGTGTCctgagtgtgggcagagcttcaAAGGGCACTACAGGTTGATTGAACACCGCCGAAGCCACACgggcgagaagcccttcagctgtgctgactgtgacaAGAGATTCACAGAGCGCTCAAACCTCATTGTCCACCGCCGAACCCACACgggcgagaagcccttcagctgtgctgactgtgacaAGAGATTCACACAGCGCTCAAACCTCATTGCCCACCGCCGAACCCACACgggcgagaagcccttcagctgtgctgactgtgacaTGAGATTCACACAGCACTCACACCTCATTGTCCACCGCCGAATCCACACgggcgagaagcccttcagctgtgctgactgcagcaagagTTTCACTCACAAGTCTGACCTCACCCAGCACGGCAGTGTGCACACCACTGAGAAGTCCTTCAGCTGTGGGGACTGTGGAAAGACCTTCAAAcgcagctccactctcaccatCCACCGCCGCACGCACACCAGAGAGCACCTGTACCCCTGTGCAGAGtgcagcaagagcttcaccacGAGCTCACAGttgatccagcacagactcATCCACAGCGGTGAGAAACCCTACAGCTGCAGGGACTGTGGCAAGACCTTCACCCAGAGCTATCACCTCACCCAGCACCGTCGTGTCCACAgtggtgagaagcccttcacctgctctgactgcagcaagagcttcacctgcagctctgccctcaccaaGCACCATCGTGTCCACAGCagtgagaagcccttcagctgctctgactgcgtgtga